In the Solanum pennellii chromosome 5, SPENNV200 genome, one interval contains:
- the LOC107018890 gene encoding nitrile-specifier protein 5, translating into MAAAATQGKWIKLEEKGAGPGARSSHAITIVGHKVYSFGGEFTPRVPVDNKLYVFDLNSQEWSVADAAGDVPPPRVGVTMATVGETVYIFGGRDAEHKELNELYSFDTTTNKWTLLSSGDDDDPPHRSYHSMTADDRRIYVFGGCGNAGRLNDLWGYDVVDKKWIKYPVPGENCKPRGGPGLTVVLGKIWVVYGFSGDELDDVHYFDTIEEKWMQVETNGEKPTARSVFSTVGIGKFIFIYGGETDPSDLGHLGAGKFAGDVYALDTETLVWKRWMDSGDHPGPRGWCAFASGQRDGQQGLLVYGGNTPCNDRLGDIFFFTPLVEI; encoded by the coding sequence CTGGAGGAAAAAGGCGCCGGACCTGGGGCAAGAAGCTCACATGCCATCACCATTGTGGGGCATAAGGTCTATTCCTTCGGGGGTGAGTTCACACCTCGTGTCCCTGTTGACAACAAATTGTACGTGTTTGATCTCAATAGCCAAGAATGGTCTGTGGCTGATGCTGCTGGGGATGTCCCTCCCCCTCGTGTAGGTGTCACTATGGCCACTGTAGGGGAGACTGTCTACATCTTTGGTGGCAGAGATGCCGAACATAAGGAGCTTAACGAGCTTTATTCTTTTGACACAACTACCAACAAATGGACCTTATTGTCTAGTGGTGATGACGATGACCCTCCTCATCGGAGCTACCACTCGATGACTGCTGATGATCGGAGGATCTATGTCTTTGGTGGTTGTGGAAATGCTGGAAGGTTAAATGATCTTTGGGGTTACGACGTTGTTGATAAGAAATGGATCAAATATCCTGTACCAGGGGAAAATTGTAAACCAAGAGGTGGACCTGGTTTGACAGTGGTCCTAGGCAAAATATGGGTTGTCTACGGATTTTCCGGTGATGAGCTTGATGATGTACATTACTTTGATACAATTGAAGAAAAGTGGATGCAAGTTGAGACAAATGGTGAAAAACCTACTGCTAGGAGTGTATTTTCAACAGTTGGGATTGGGAAATTCATTTTTATCTATGGTGGTGAAACAGACCCTAGTGACTTAGGTCATTTAGGTGCTGGGAAATTTGCGGGCGATGTCTATGCACTTGATACAGAGACACTAGTTTGGAAGCGGTGGATGGATTCCGGTGACCATCCAGGGCCACGAGGGTGGTGCGCCTTTGCTAGTGGACAGCGAGATGGCCAACAGGGGCTGCTGGTTTATGGTGGCAATACACCATGCAATGATAGGCTTGGtgacattttctttttcactcCCCTGGTGGAGATTTGA